A window from Candidatus Hydrogenedentota bacterium encodes these proteins:
- the fliE gene encoding flagellar hook-basal body complex protein FliE, with protein sequence MRTAPTQTPGEGKSFKEVLAESIGEVQRLQTEADMTIKKLVAGEIKDVTEAVVAVEKADLSFQTMMTVRNKIVAAYEEIMRMQV encoded by the coding sequence ATGCGAACTGCCCCGACGCAAACGCCGGGTGAAGGCAAGTCCTTCAAGGAAGTGCTGGCCGAGTCGATCGGGGAAGTGCAACGCCTGCAGACCGAAGCCGACATGACCATCAAGAAGCTGGTGGCAGGCGAAATTAAGGATGTCACCGAAGCGGTGGTCGCCGTGGAAAAGGCAGACTTGTCTTTTCAAACGATGATGACCGTCCGCAACAAGATTGTGGCCGCATACGAAGAGATTATGCGGATGCAAGTGTAA
- a CDS encoding Stp1/IreP family PP2C-type Ser/Thr phosphatase, with product MAVIPLTQSGPDKGGSFEYHWAGSYLQAHLLSDVGKKRTRNEDGCILCAPEDRLIVNERGVFLAVADGMGGVSGGDFASRLALQTMVDEYYNSTEQNVPSRLRDSIEQANRRIFEEAENHPEYFGMGTTVSAVTIIGDHAYIAQVGDSRVYLRRGKDPVCQLTDDHSLVAEQVRNGYISEQEARTHSLKNLITRAVGTKEAVKVDLFALKLRLNDTILICSDGLSNVVDDAEISKALAGDNLQGAARVLVGRALEAGGPDNITAVLARVCSQPPRSRLEEGAERVNLAGPGIIGAIRRLIS from the coding sequence ATGGCGGTGATTCCTCTCACGCAGTCTGGCCCCGATAAGGGCGGCAGCTTCGAGTATCACTGGGCTGGCTCGTACTTGCAGGCTCATCTGCTGTCCGACGTTGGCAAAAAGCGAACCCGCAATGAGGACGGGTGTATCTTGTGTGCGCCCGAAGATAGACTCATTGTAAATGAGCGGGGTGTGTTTCTCGCGGTTGCGGACGGTATGGGCGGCGTCAGCGGGGGCGATTTCGCAAGCCGGCTGGCTCTTCAGACTATGGTCGACGAGTACTACAACTCGACCGAGCAAAATGTCCCCTCCCGCTTACGCGATTCCATCGAGCAGGCCAACCGCCGCATTTTCGAAGAGGCGGAGAATCATCCTGAATACTTTGGCATGGGAACCACGGTCTCGGCTGTGACAATCATCGGAGACCACGCATACATCGCGCAGGTTGGCGACAGCCGGGTGTACCTGCGCCGAGGGAAAGACCCCGTTTGCCAACTAACCGACGACCACAGCCTCGTCGCGGAGCAAGTGCGTAACGGTTACATCTCAGAGCAGGAAGCGCGCACGCATTCGCTGAAGAACCTTATCACACGCGCGGTTGGCACCAAAGAAGCCGTCAAGGTGGACCTCTTTGCGTTGAAGCTTAGACTCAATGACACGATCCTCATCTGTTCGGACGGTTTGTCGAATGTTGTGGACGATGCTGAGATTTCGAAGGCGCTCGCGGGAGACAATCTCCAAGGGGCGGCGCGCGTTTTGGTTGGGCGCGCGCTGGAAGCGGGTGGTCCCGATAACATCACGGCGGTGCTCGCGCGCGTGTGTTCGCAACCGCCGCGGTCCAGACTCGAAGAGGGCGCCGAAAGAGTCAACCTTGCCGGGCCGGGAATTATTGGGGCAATTCGGCGGCTGAT
- the flgC gene encoding flagellar basal body rod protein FlgC: MLEAISAREIAVSGLRAQRTRMNVIANNIANALTPATVKGGAFRRQMAILSGEQLQPMLEPEKFGVKVKEVLSDPSPLRQVYDPHHPFADENGYVEYPNVDLSVEMVDLVSAQRAYEANVAVVLSGKRMSQKALEILQV, translated from the coding sequence ATGCTTGAGGCAATATCAGCGAGAGAAATCGCGGTGAGCGGACTCCGAGCCCAACGGACTCGGATGAACGTCATTGCGAACAACATCGCAAATGCCCTGACGCCCGCCACGGTCAAGGGCGGGGCGTTTCGGCGCCAGATGGCCATTTTGTCGGGCGAACAACTCCAGCCCATGCTGGAGCCGGAGAAGTTCGGCGTCAAGGTCAAGGAAGTCCTAAGCGATCCGTCCCCGTTGAGGCAAGTCTATGACCCGCATCATCCCTTTGCGGATGAAAACGGGTACGTGGAATACCCCAACGTGGACTTGTCGGTGGAGATGGTCGATTTGGTTTCCGCGCAACGGGCCTACGAGGCAAACGTTGCGGTGGTCTTGTCCGGTAAGCGCATGAGCCAAAAGGCGCTCGAGATCTTACAGGTATAG
- a CDS encoding DegT/DnrJ/EryC1/StrS family aminotransferase, translated as MGKLAINGGTPVRKESAKWPQWPIHTESDVRLLSAITKSNRWSFDGPYEWQFAREFAAYHRSKYGLCCANGTVGIQLAMEALDIGAYDEVIVPGITWQATAAAVLDVNAVPVLVDVEPDTWCLDLAKVEAAITKKTKAVIVVHLYGSMADMTKLQKLCKNHGLYLIEDCAHQHGAFWKGKGVGALGDIGSFSFQESKVLSCGEGGFNMCQDKVLFERLYSLRNCGRGYKDDFTHAIQSGNFRLTEWQAGILLGGLSRLDAQVKHRDENAIYLNSLLAQIPGIVPMRRRKEITQASYFNFAFRLDWNKIPAKGINNAHFSAALSAETGAGFEPPYEPLNRCSLYKPHTKRRHNLSPEYWKKIDPSRLSLPVCESAHFSNGVAVHHHVLLGTKKDMECIATAVAKVVENIGEINPAGPQAKRKRYRALAI; from the coding sequence ATGGGCAAGTTGGCGATCAATGGGGGCACACCTGTCAGAAAAGAGTCGGCCAAGTGGCCCCAATGGCCTATCCACACCGAGAGCGACGTGCGCTTGCTTTCGGCCATCACGAAATCCAATCGGTGGTCTTTTGATGGACCGTACGAATGGCAGTTCGCGCGTGAGTTTGCGGCCTATCATCGGTCGAAGTATGGACTGTGTTGCGCAAACGGGACCGTGGGCATTCAGCTTGCCATGGAAGCACTCGATATCGGCGCATACGATGAAGTCATCGTCCCTGGAATAACGTGGCAAGCGACGGCTGCCGCCGTGTTGGATGTGAACGCGGTCCCCGTGCTTGTGGATGTTGAACCCGACACGTGGTGTCTCGACTTGGCGAAGGTCGAAGCGGCCATCACCAAGAAGACGAAGGCCGTGATCGTCGTGCATTTGTACGGAAGCATGGCGGATATGACCAAGCTTCAAAAGCTGTGCAAGAACCACGGCTTGTATCTGATTGAAGACTGCGCGCACCAGCACGGTGCATTCTGGAAAGGCAAGGGCGTCGGCGCGCTGGGCGATATCGGCAGTTTCAGTTTCCAGGAAAGCAAGGTGCTTTCGTGCGGCGAAGGCGGCTTCAACATGTGCCAGGATAAGGTGCTATTCGAGCGCCTGTATTCGTTGCGCAATTGCGGCCGCGGTTACAAAGACGATTTCACGCACGCCATACAGTCGGGCAACTTCCGGTTAACGGAGTGGCAAGCGGGCATCCTGTTGGGTGGTCTGTCGCGCCTTGATGCGCAAGTGAAGCATCGCGACGAGAATGCGATTTATTTGAACTCGCTGCTGGCGCAGATTCCGGGCATCGTGCCGATGCGCCGCCGGAAAGAGATCACGCAAGCGAGCTACTTCAATTTTGCCTTCCGCCTGGATTGGAACAAGATCCCGGCAAAGGGCATCAATAACGCGCATTTCTCAGCAGCGCTTTCAGCGGAGACAGGGGCGGGATTTGAGCCTCCCTACGAGCCACTCAACCGGTGCTCGCTGTATAAGCCTCACACGAAGCGCAGGCACAATCTTTCTCCCGAATACTGGAAGAAGATCGATCCCAGCCGCCTATCGCTGCCGGTTTGCGAATCGGCGCATTTTTCGAACGGCGTGGCGGTACACCATCACGTTCTGCTTGGCACCAAGAAGGACATGGAGTGCATTGCGACGGCGGTTGCCAAGGTGGTCGAGAATATAGGGGAAATCAACCCGGCGGGACCGCAGGCTAAGCGCAAGCGTTATCGCGCGTTGGCCATTTAA
- the flgB gene encoding flagellar basal body rod protein FlgB, with amino-acid sequence MPFEGVSAVRVLQEGMRVAVLNQNLLANNIANVDTPNYNPVRLDFQATLRDALDGNGRVSLRKTLPQHLEAERWQPQFKRVALTSKNDYNKVDLEQEMADLAENTGRYTTYGSLLAKQFKMVKDMLTGVR; translated from the coding sequence GTGCCTTTTGAGGGGGTGAGCGCGGTTCGCGTACTGCAGGAAGGGATGCGGGTTGCGGTCCTCAACCAGAACCTTCTTGCCAACAATATCGCGAACGTCGACACCCCCAACTACAACCCGGTGCGCCTGGATTTCCAGGCTACCCTTCGTGATGCCCTAGATGGAAACGGGCGCGTCTCTCTCCGCAAGACCCTGCCCCAACATCTTGAGGCTGAACGTTGGCAGCCACAATTTAAGCGGGTTGCGCTTACGTCGAAAAATGATTACAATAAGGTCGACCTGGAACAAGAGATGGCCGATTTGGCCGAAAATACCGGAAGGTATACAACATATGGTAGTCTCTTGGCCAAACAGTTTAAGATGGTTAAAGACATGTTGACCGGCGTCAGGTAG